Proteins encoded by one window of Dendropsophus ebraccatus isolate aDenEbr1 chromosome 4, aDenEbr1.pat, whole genome shotgun sequence:
- the FGF19 gene encoding fibroblast growth factor 19 yields the protein MWKRVPQMLGCAVLAELWLVLVAQALPLFDAGPHVHNGWGETIRIRRLYTARKHGQESYYLRIHDDGRVDGERHRSSHSLLEIRAVAIGLVAIKGYHSSLYLCMASDGALYGMNTYSAEDCTFKEEILPDGYNMYKSPKHGVAISLSKDKHRQQSKGKGYLPLSHFLPVIHWAPLDLNPDDDDGNQYESDNKNFPNVDSMDPLGLEYQLNFQKK from the exons ATGTGGAAGCGAGTGCCTCAGATGCTGGGATGTGCAGTGCTGGCGGAGCTGTGGCTCGTCCTGGTGGCTCAGGCGTTGCCCCTTTTCGACGCAGGGCCGCACGTGCACAACGGTTGGGGGGAGACCATACGGATAAGGCGCCTGTATACGGCTCGGAAGCACGGGCAGGAGAGCTACTATCTGAGGATACACGACGACGGCAGGGTGGACGGGGAGAGGCATCGAAGTTCTCACA GTTTACTCGAGATCAGAGCGGTTGCTATCGGACTGGTGGCCATCAAAGGATACCACTCTTCTCTATATCTCTGCATGGCGAGTGACGGCGCACTTTATGGAATG AACACTTATTCTGCAGAAGACTGTACCTTCAAAGAGGAGATCCTCCCCGATGGATACAATATGTATAAATCCCCAAAACATGGGGTGGCCATCTCCCTGAGCAAAGACAAACATAGGCAGCAATCCAAGGGTAAGGGTTACTTGCCCCTGTCCCATTTCCTGCCAGTCATTCACTGGGCCCCTTTGGATCTTAAtccggatgatgatgatggaaatcAGTATGAAAGTGACAATAAAAACTTTCCTAACGTTGATAGTATGGACCCCTTGGGGCTTGAATATCAGCTGAACTTTCAAAAAAAATAG